A single region of the Deltaproteobacteria bacterium genome encodes:
- a CDS encoding response regulator: MLQPAVPDLDSLKKRILVVDDDAALRQLITETLAGRDYLLAEAENGAQAMQMFLAGHFDLVITDMMMPGMSGMELLGRIREARPETPVLVITAHPATNLAVTAMKKGAVDFLPKPFDIDNLVFKVGISLEESEITGEGGREARREPIEVINKKEELSLRSYIYESIENTSGGNDQIFQKIVDMAIQVVDGESSALLLYDDNAKAFHPQVIKSDDVRDYLDRYIPRLTPLFLSVVEKRQAAVAKSGEAGEFLPTIICSPLMIRGQVFGVLTVKKDGRGPGVTQNDLQHIQSLTNRAALNLENKVLYDSLYGNLIETFKSLVASIQVRDHYTEEHSWRVMNLALEVAQAMGCDEAQQESLRIAAMLHDIGKIAIPDSVLLKPGRLTDDEYAIIKKHPVIGESILQSIVIFEEERDIILHHHERWDGRGYPEGLAGENIPLLARILCVADSYDAMTNTRPYRQAMRMEDAVVELLKNRGTQFDEQVVDCLVRLLIRQTPSP; encoded by the coding sequence ATGTTGCAACCGGCCGTTCCGGACCTCGATTCATTAAAAAAGCGGATTCTCGTCGTCGATGACGACGCGGCCCTGCGCCAGTTGATTACGGAAACCCTGGCCGGGCGGGATTACCTCCTGGCGGAAGCGGAAAACGGCGCGCAGGCCATGCAGATGTTCCTGGCGGGTCACTTCGATCTCGTCATTACGGACATGATGATGCCCGGCATGAGCGGCATGGAATTGCTGGGCCGGATCCGGGAGGCCAGGCCGGAGACCCCCGTTCTGGTGATCACGGCGCACCCGGCGACGAATCTCGCCGTGACGGCCATGAAGAAAGGGGCCGTCGATTTCCTCCCCAAACCCTTCGATATCGACAATCTCGTTTTCAAGGTCGGGATTTCCCTCGAGGAATCGGAGATAACCGGGGAGGGCGGGCGGGAGGCCCGCCGCGAGCCCATCGAGGTGATCAACAAGAAGGAAGAGCTCTCCTTAAGGAGCTATATTTACGAGAGCATCGAAAACACGTCCGGCGGCAACGACCAGATCTTTCAGAAGATCGTGGACATGGCCATCCAGGTCGTGGATGGCGAGAGCAGCGCCCTGTTGCTTTACGACGACAACGCGAAGGCTTTCCACCCCCAGGTGATCAAGAGCGACGACGTCCGGGATTACCTGGACAGGTACATCCCCCGCCTGACCCCCCTGTTCCTCTCGGTGGTGGAAAAGCGGCAGGCCGCCGTCGCCAAAAGCGGTGAAGCCGGTGAATTTCTGCCGACGATCATCTGTTCGCCCCTCATGATCCGGGGCCAGGTCTTCGGCGTCCTCACCGTCAAAAAGGACGGGCGCGGCCCCGGCGTGACCCAGAACGACCTGCAGCACATCCAGAGCCTGACGAACCGGGCGGCCCTGAATCTCGAAAACAAGGTGCTCTACGACAGCCTGTACGGCAACCTGATCGAAACCTTCAAGTCCCTGGTCGCGTCCATCCAGGTCCGGGACCATTACACGGAGGAGCATTCCTGGCGGGTCATGAACCTGGCCCTGGAGGTGGCGCAGGCCATGGGCTGCGACGAGGCGCAGCAGGAATCCCTGAGAATCGCCGCCATGCTGCACGACATCGGCAAGATCGCCATTCCCGACAGCGTCCTTCTGAAACCCGGCCGCCTGACGGACGACGAATACGCCATCATCAAGAAACACCCCGTCATCGGAGAGAGCATCCTCCAGTCCATCGTCATCTTCGAGGAGGAGCGCGACATCATCCTGCACCACCACGAGCGCTGGGACGGCCGGGGCTACCCGGAGGGCCTGGCGGGGGAGAACATCCCCCTCCTGGCGCGCATCCTCTGCGTGGCCGATTCCTACGACGCCATGACGAACACGCGCCCGTACCGGCAGGCCATGCGGATGGAGGACGCCGTTGTGGAGCTGCTGAAAAACCGCGGCACCCAGTTCGACGAACAGGTGGTGGACTGCCTGGTCAGGCTGCTGATCAGACAGACCCCTTCCCCGTAA